One Helianthus annuus cultivar XRQ/B chromosome 7, HanXRQr2.0-SUNRISE, whole genome shotgun sequence genomic region harbors:
- the LOC110868017 gene encoding uncharacterized protein LOC110868017, whose product MQTWIKLFMPLLLFFYPRCNKHCPSSFSPPPTSPTTPPPPHHRPPILLLHTADLLLPLCRPPLLLYTTGHPSSSSSSSFTPPTSSSLSADHPSSSFLCGYSENVGDHVTYPIRILQDLNLEFDDMNTEYKKGSV is encoded by the exons ATGCAGACATGGATCAAGCTCTTCATGCCTCTTCTCCTCTTTTTTTATCCCAGATGCAACAAACACTGCCCTAGTTCCTTCTCCCCTCCTCCTACGTCGCCGACCACCCCTCCTCCTCCACACCACCGGCCACCCATCCTCCTCCTCCACACCGCCGACCTCCTCCTTCCTCTCTGCCGGCCACCCCTCCTCCTCTACACCACCGGCCacccctcctcctcctcctcctcctccttcacACCGCCGACCTCCTCCTCCCTCTCTGCCGACCACCCCTCCTCCTCCTTCCTCTGCGGTTACTCGGAGAACGTTGGAGATCATGTTACTTATCCAATCAG GATCTTGCAAGATCTCAATCTTGAGTTTGATGATATGAATACAGAGTATAAAAAAGGTTCTGTCTAG